In a genomic window of Prochlorococcus marinus str. GP2:
- a CDS encoding single-stranded DNA-binding protein translates to MEINTINLVGRAGREPDVRYFESGSIVANFTLAVNRRSRDEEPDWFNLEIWGKQAQIAADYVKKGSLIGITGSFKIDSWKDKNTGEDRYKPVVRVDRLNLLSSRKESENKQYSNEGNSSEIPF, encoded by the coding sequence ATGGAAATTAACACCATTAATCTTGTAGGTAGAGCTGGAAGAGAACCAGATGTCAGATATTTTGAATCTGGCAGTATCGTAGCGAATTTCACTCTTGCAGTGAACAGAAGAAGCAGGGATGAAGAGCCAGACTGGTTTAATTTAGAAATATGGGGCAAACAAGCTCAAATAGCAGCAGATTATGTTAAAAAAGGATCCCTTATTGGAATTACAGGAAGCTTTAAAATTGATAGTTGGAAAGATAAAAATACTGGGGAAGATCGATACAAACCAGTCGTGAGAGTAGATAGATTAAATTTGCTGAGCTCGCGAAAAGAGTCTGAAAATAAACAGTATTCTAACGAAGGTAACTCTAGTGAAATCCCTTTTTAA
- a CDS encoding DedA family protein: MSLIFINLLTSIPDYISLAVEKNSTIAYLTIGLAMFLENIIPPIPSEIIMPLGGFFVYQQKLNFYILVFWGLLGTILGSLPWYYLGKLVNEKRLSSFLDKKGKFLGISSNDLNKSKRWFEKYGTSLVFWGRLVPGIRTLISVPAGIELMPLRKFLIWTTLGSLIWVALLTYAGYFFGENYQIIETYLDQIKYFVKPILFLIFLYFFIKLIIRLVRKNSD, encoded by the coding sequence TTGAGTTTAATTTTTATAAATTTACTTACTTCAATTCCTGACTATATTAGTTTGGCTGTTGAAAAAAATTCAACAATTGCATACCTTACTATAGGTTTGGCAATGTTTTTAGAAAACATAATACCTCCAATTCCTTCGGAAATAATTATGCCTTTAGGAGGGTTTTTTGTTTATCAACAAAAATTAAATTTTTATATTTTAGTTTTTTGGGGATTATTAGGAACGATCCTAGGATCTTTGCCTTGGTATTACTTAGGAAAATTAGTAAATGAAAAAAGACTTTCAAGCTTTCTAGACAAAAAAGGAAAATTTTTAGGAATTTCTTCGAATGATTTAAACAAAAGTAAAAGGTGGTTTGAAAAATATGGGACCTCTTTGGTTTTTTGGGGCCGATTAGTGCCAGGAATTAGAACTTTAATTTCAGTTCCTGCTGGCATAGAACTTATGCCATTAAGGAAATTCTTAATTTGGACTACATTAGGTAGCTTGATTTGGGTTGCACTTCTCACTTATGCAGGTTATTTTTTTGGTGAAAATTATCAAATTATTGAAACTTATTTAGATCAAATTAAATATTTTGTGAAGCCAATTTTATTTTTAATTTTCTTATATTTTTTTATAAAACTGATTATTAGATTAGTTAGAAAAAATAGTGATTAA
- the ahcY gene encoding adenosylhomocysteinase has product MVIANSIKTSIPNYVIADISLSDFGRKEIKIAETEMPGLMALRDKYQSEKPLKGAKIAGSLHMTIQTAVLIETLVDLGAEVKWASCNIFSTQDHAAAAIADRGISVYAKKGESLDEYWQYTHYILDWGSDSPNMILDDGGDATGLLILGSKAEKDLSVLDNPSNEEEISLFNSIKSKLENDSDFYSRIKSNIIGVTEETTTGVARLYQLQKQNALPFPAINVNDSVTKSKFDNLYGCRESLVDSIKRATDVMIAGKVALVMGFGDVGKGSAQSLRGLGAIVKVAEIDPICALQAAMEGFSVVTLDDVVEDIDIFVTATGNYQVITNENLLKMKNEAIVCNIGHFDNEIDVASLKNYPWENIKPQVDHITLPSGNKIILLAEGRLVNLGCATGHPSFVMSNSFTNQVLAQIELFNKSEQYAQEVYVLPKHLDEMVARLHLDKIGAKLTKLTKEQADYINVSVEGPYKPELYRY; this is encoded by the coding sequence ATGGTTATTGCAAATTCAATTAAAACCTCCATTCCAAATTACGTAATTGCTGATATCTCTTTATCAGATTTTGGTCGTAAAGAAATTAAAATTGCCGAGACAGAAATGCCAGGATTAATGGCACTTAGAGATAAATACCAATCTGAAAAGCCATTAAAAGGTGCAAAAATAGCTGGAAGTCTCCATATGACTATCCAAACAGCAGTTCTAATAGAAACCCTTGTTGATCTAGGTGCAGAGGTGAAATGGGCTTCATGCAATATTTTTTCAACTCAAGATCATGCGGCTGCAGCTATCGCAGATAGAGGAATTTCTGTATATGCAAAAAAAGGTGAGAGTCTTGATGAATATTGGCAGTATACCCATTACATCCTTGACTGGGGTTCAGACTCTCCAAATATGATTCTTGATGATGGAGGAGACGCAACTGGCTTATTGATACTTGGTAGTAAAGCAGAAAAAGATTTGTCTGTTTTAGATAATCCTAGTAATGAAGAAGAAATTTCCTTATTCAATTCTATCAAGTCTAAGTTGGAAAATGATAGTGACTTCTATTCTAGAATCAAGAGTAACATCATTGGTGTTACTGAAGAAACTACAACTGGAGTTGCCAGACTTTATCAACTGCAAAAGCAAAATGCTTTACCTTTTCCCGCTATTAACGTTAATGATTCAGTAACTAAGAGCAAATTTGATAATTTATATGGCTGCCGAGAATCTCTAGTTGACAGTATAAAGCGTGCTACTGATGTAATGATTGCTGGGAAGGTAGCTTTAGTAATGGGTTTTGGAGATGTAGGTAAAGGTTCAGCCCAGTCTTTAAGAGGGCTTGGTGCAATTGTAAAAGTTGCTGAAATTGATCCAATTTGTGCTCTTCAAGCAGCAATGGAAGGTTTTAGCGTTGTTACCTTAGACGATGTTGTGGAAGATATAGATATATTTGTTACAGCAACTGGTAACTATCAGGTAATAACAAACGAAAATCTTTTAAAGATGAAAAATGAGGCCATAGTTTGTAATATCGGCCATTTCGATAATGAAATTGATGTGGCTTCATTGAAAAATTATCCATGGGAAAATATAAAGCCCCAGGTTGATCACATAACTTTACCGAGTGGCAATAAAATAATCCTTTTAGCTGAAGGTAGATTAGTAAATTTAGGTTGTGCAACTGGACATCCAAGTTTTGTAATGAGTAATTCTTTTACAAATCAAGTACTAGCTCAAATTGAACTTTTCAATAAGTCAGAACAATACGCTCAGGAAGTTTACGTTTTACCAAAACATTTAGATGAAATGGTAGCCAGATTACATCTTGATAAAATTGGTGCAAAATTAACAAAATTAACCAAGGAACAAGCTGATTATATTAATGTTTCTGTTGAAGGACCTTATAAACCAGAACTTTATAGATACTAA
- the tsaE gene encoding tRNA (adenosine(37)-N6)-threonylcarbamoyltransferase complex ATPase subunit type 1 TsaE, with protein MFVENLEETLNLGKKLSQKLNPQSIVLLQGPIGAGKTSFVQGIAKGLSIYEDITSPTFALSHHYNSGKIPLIHLDLYRLEDVSSAKEVFFSEEEEAVQSQAILVIEWPELIESVIENFWKIEISYAENYGRYYEIRDPKNLLTFS; from the coding sequence GTGTTTGTTGAGAATTTAGAAGAGACTTTAAATTTAGGAAAAAAACTCTCACAAAAATTAAATCCACAATCAATAGTTTTATTACAAGGTCCAATTGGGGCCGGGAAAACTTCATTCGTACAAGGCATTGCCAAAGGACTATCTATCTATGAGGACATTACAAGTCCTACATTTGCTTTATCTCATCACTATAATTCCGGCAAAATTCCGCTCATTCACCTTGATTTATACAGGTTAGAAGATGTTTCTTCAGCAAAAGAAGTTTTTTTTTCAGAAGAAGAAGAGGCAGTTCAAAGCCAAGCAATTTTAGTTATTGAATGGCCAGAATTAATAGAATCAGTTATTGAAAATTTCTGGAAAATAGAAATTAGTTATGCAGAAAATTACGGAAGATACTACGAAATAAGAGATCCCAAAAATTTATTAACTTTCTCATAA
- a CDS encoding carbohydrate kinase family protein, producing the protein MKKKKVICVGEALIDRIRNKSNQGFRDFLGGAPANVACALRKLKIDSTFIGRLGSDDYGKKFIMQFKELEVNLDFLQLDNNSCTRVVNVDRDQFGDRFFSGFEENSYSCFADEVLSKKSIEKEILNLEKSFLETKYLVTGTILLSSPASRETIFFLLEQAKKFEVKIVIDLNWREVFWDHSSFSSEISKASRFKLIKKFLNHANVLKLANEEATLFFEDENPFLISQQLSNRPDVIITDGKNPVAWYINGLQGITETPSSQKIVDTTGAGDAFLAGLISKLITSGYPSNEREIEDCIKFAGVCGLLTCLGEGAIQQQPYYEKVNKFLGSLIS; encoded by the coding sequence ATGAAAAAGAAAAAAGTCATATGTGTTGGAGAGGCCTTAATAGACAGGATCAGAAATAAGTCAAATCAAGGATTTAGAGATTTTTTGGGTGGCGCTCCTGCTAATGTTGCTTGTGCATTGAGAAAATTAAAAATAGATTCAACATTTATTGGACGTTTGGGTAGTGATGATTATGGAAAAAAATTTATTATGCAATTTAAAGAATTGGAAGTTAATTTAGATTTCTTGCAATTAGATAATAATTCATGTACTCGAGTGGTTAATGTAGATAGAGACCAATTTGGAGATCGTTTTTTTTCAGGCTTTGAAGAAAATTCTTACTCATGCTTTGCAGACGAAGTTCTAAGTAAGAAATCAATCGAAAAAGAAATTTTAAATTTGGAGAAATCTTTTCTAGAAACAAAATATTTGGTTACGGGAACTATCTTATTATCATCTCCAGCATCAAGAGAGACTATCTTTTTTCTGCTTGAACAGGCTAAAAAATTTGAAGTCAAAATAGTTATTGATTTGAATTGGAGAGAAGTCTTTTGGGATCATTCAAGTTTTTCATCAGAAATTAGTAAAGCCTCAAGATTTAAATTAATCAAAAAATTTTTAAATCATGCAAATGTTTTAAAACTTGCTAATGAAGAAGCAACTTTGTTTTTTGAGGATGAAAATCCCTTTCTAATATCTCAACAATTGTCCAATAGACCAGATGTAATAATAACTGATGGTAAAAATCCAGTTGCATGGTATATCAATGGATTGCAGGGAATTACAGAAACTCCTTCTTCACAAAAAATTGTCGATACAACTGGTGCAGGCGATGCTTTTCTAGCTGGCTTAATTTCAAAATTAATTACTTCTGGCTACCCTTCAAATGAACGAGAGATAGAAGATTGCATTAAGTTCGCAGGTGTTTGTGGATTATTAACTTGTCTTGGCGAGGGCGCCATCCAGCAACAGCCATATTATGAGAAAGTTAATAAATTTTTGGGATCTCTTATTTCGTAG
- a CDS encoding alpha/beta fold hydrolase has translation MSLNKSETWKWKNWEISWSLSKKSTIKKNINILLIHGFGASKNHWRHNQDFLGKFSNCYAIDLLGFGKSSQPCALLNYEPDKENSIKYSFDLWGNQISTFCAEVIKSPVYLVGNSIGGVISLRAAEILKDYCKGVILIDCAQRTMDDKRLKKSDILMNLMRPVLKTLVRQRIISNTLFSRAANPKVIKKILEQAYPSGKNVDEELIEILYQPARRANSKEAFRGFINLFDDYLATDLFDQIDTPIQLIWGEKDPWESLDEAKDWRKKFRNIKRLDIIEGAGHCPHDEEPEKTNKLIYEFLHETK, from the coding sequence GTGTCTTTAAATAAATCTGAAACTTGGAAATGGAAAAATTGGGAAATTTCTTGGTCTTTATCAAAAAAATCTACTATCAAAAAAAATATTAATATACTATTGATTCATGGATTTGGTGCATCAAAAAACCACTGGAGACATAATCAAGATTTTCTAGGTAAATTTTCTAACTGCTACGCAATTGACTTATTAGGATTTGGAAAAAGCAGTCAGCCTTGTGCTTTACTAAATTACGAACCTGATAAAGAAAACTCAATTAAATATTCATTTGACTTATGGGGTAATCAAATATCAACATTTTGTGCAGAAGTAATAAAATCTCCTGTTTACTTGGTAGGGAATTCAATTGGTGGTGTTATTTCGTTGAGAGCTGCTGAAATCCTAAAAGATTATTGCAAAGGTGTCATTTTAATTGATTGTGCACAAAGAACTATGGATGATAAACGTTTAAAAAAAAGTGATATCTTAATGAATCTAATGAGACCAGTTCTTAAAACGTTAGTCAGACAAAGAATCATTAGTAATACACTTTTTTCAAGAGCTGCTAATCCAAAAGTTATTAAGAAAATACTTGAACAAGCTTACCCCTCAGGAAAAAATGTAGATGAAGAATTAATTGAAATACTTTATCAACCCGCGAGAAGGGCAAACTCTAAAGAGGCGTTTCGTGGCTTTATAAACTTATTTGATGACTATCTTGCTACAGACCTTTTCGATCAGATTGATACTCCAATCCAATTAATTTGGGGGGAAAAAGATCCTTGGGAATCTCTAGATGAAGCTAAAGATTGGAGGAAAAAATTCAGGAATATTAAAAGACTAGATATTATTGAAGGAGCTGGTCATTGTCCTCATGATGAAGAACCTGAAAAAACAAATAAATTAATTTATGAATTTCTTCATGAAACAAAATAA
- a CDS encoding RpoD/SigA family RNA polymerase sigma factor: MASEIISENKLTSIASLKASNDVDLVRSYLRDIGRVPLLSHEQEITLGRQVQEYVQVERAELEIIEINGDKPSIEELSKKLNLTTSQIKKRIRAGQRAKERMVAANLRLVVSVAKKYTKRNMELLDLIQEGTIGLVRGVEKFDPARGYKFSTYAYWWIRQGITRAIAEKSRAIRLPIHITEMLNKLKKGQRELSQEMSRTPTVSELAKYVDLPEDDVKDLMCKAGQPVSLETKVGDGEDTVLLDLLAGGEDLPDEQIEMDCMRGDLHSLLHQLPDLQCRVLRMRYGMDGDEPMSLTGIGRVLGISRDRVRNLERDGLRGLRRLSDNVEAYFVS, from the coding sequence ATGGCTTCCGAAATCATAAGTGAGAATAAATTAACATCAATTGCAAGTCTAAAGGCTAGTAATGATGTAGATCTAGTGAGATCATATTTAAGGGATATAGGTAGAGTTCCTTTATTATCCCATGAGCAAGAAATAACTCTCGGCAGACAAGTTCAAGAATATGTTCAAGTTGAAAGAGCAGAACTTGAAATAATTGAAATTAATGGTGATAAGCCAAGCATTGAAGAATTATCAAAAAAATTAAATCTTACTACCTCCCAGATAAAAAAAAGGATACGAGCTGGACAACGCGCTAAAGAAAGAATGGTTGCTGCTAATTTAAGATTGGTAGTAAGTGTTGCAAAAAAATATACCAAAAGAAATATGGAGTTATTAGATCTTATTCAGGAGGGAACAATTGGATTGGTAAGGGGAGTTGAAAAATTTGATCCAGCTAGAGGCTATAAATTCTCAACATACGCTTATTGGTGGATTAGACAAGGTATTACTAGGGCAATAGCTGAAAAAAGTAGAGCGATAAGGTTACCAATTCATATAACTGAAATGCTTAATAAGTTGAAAAAAGGTCAAAGAGAATTGAGTCAAGAAATGTCTCGAACTCCAACGGTTAGTGAACTAGCCAAATATGTGGATCTTCCAGAAGATGATGTTAAAGATTTAATGTGCAAGGCTGGACAACCAGTGAGTCTCGAAACAAAGGTTGGTGATGGTGAAGATACTGTTTTATTAGATTTACTAGCGGGTGGAGAGGATTTGCCAGACGAACAAATCGAGATGGATTGTATGAGAGGAGATCTTCACTCTCTTTTGCATCAATTACCTGATCTACAATGTAGAGTTCTAAGAATGAGATACGGGATGGATGGTGATGAACCAATGTCTCTTACAGGTATAGGAAGGGTACTAGGGATAAGCAGAGATCGAGTGAGAAACTTAGAAAGAGATGGATTAAGAGGTTTGAGAAGACTTAGTGATAATGTAGAAGCTTATTTTGTTTCATGA
- the mgtE gene encoding magnesium transporter — protein MNESKLDSITSFSSDISTREKITIQLEDLLIAGNYDEAKLLLEPSQPVDIADAIGSLPLILQALAFRLLKKNEAIEVYEYLDPIVQQTLLDRLRSGEVLEIVEKMSPDDRVQLFDELPAKVVRKFLSALSPGERKVTAELLGYEPETAGRLMTTEFIDLKEMQTAAEALSLVRKRAPFTETIYSLYVTDKERHLTGILSLRDLVTADPSKPIGDVMTKDVVNISTNTNQEEVARAIQRYDFLALPVVDKEKRLVGIVTVDDLIDVIEQEATRDIYAAGAIQPSDEDDYFQSSLFTITRRRILWLLILVLANGLTTKVIAMNDQILKEIVLLAAFIPLLIGTGGNVGAQSSTVVIRGLSTQKLKSLGAIKAVVREAITGAFLGVLMMLVVFPFAWWQGEGPLIAAAVGISLISITTLAATTGAILPLLFDKMKLDPALMSSPFITTVTDIAGVFIYLSTAKWLLTSRIL, from the coding sequence ATGAATGAGAGTAAACTCGATTCGATTACATCTTTTTCTTCAGATATAAGTACTAGAGAAAAAATTACTATACAACTTGAAGATTTATTAATCGCAGGAAATTATGATGAAGCAAAATTACTTCTTGAGCCTTCCCAGCCTGTCGATATTGCTGATGCTATTGGAAGTCTTCCCTTAATATTGCAAGCATTAGCATTTAGATTACTAAAGAAAAACGAGGCAATAGAAGTATATGAATATTTAGATCCGATAGTTCAGCAAACTTTATTAGACAGACTTCGTTCAGGAGAAGTTTTAGAGATTGTGGAAAAAATGTCCCCTGATGATAGGGTTCAACTATTTGATGAGTTGCCTGCAAAAGTTGTTCGAAAATTTTTATCTGCTTTAAGTCCTGGTGAAAGGAAAGTAACAGCTGAATTACTTGGATATGAGCCTGAAACGGCTGGACGATTAATGACTACTGAATTCATAGATCTTAAAGAGATGCAGACAGCTGCTGAAGCGCTGTCCTTAGTTAGAAAAAGAGCGCCATTTACTGAAACAATATATAGCTTGTATGTTACGGATAAAGAAAGGCATTTAACTGGAATTCTCTCTCTGAGAGACTTAGTAACAGCTGATCCTTCCAAGCCAATAGGAGATGTAATGACTAAAGATGTCGTTAATATATCCACCAATACTAATCAAGAAGAAGTAGCAAGGGCGATACAAAGATATGATTTTTTAGCTCTTCCAGTTGTTGATAAAGAAAAAAGACTTGTTGGAATAGTAACTGTTGATGATTTAATTGACGTCATTGAGCAAGAAGCAACTCGTGATATTTATGCAGCAGGCGCTATACAGCCTAGTGACGAGGATGATTATTTTCAAAGTAGTTTGTTTACAATAACTCGACGACGAATTCTATGGTTATTAATCTTAGTTTTAGCAAATGGTTTGACCACAAAAGTAATTGCGATGAATGATCAAATATTAAAAGAAATAGTTTTACTAGCTGCATTCATCCCCTTGCTAATAGGTACTGGGGGGAATGTTGGTGCTCAAAGTTCTACAGTTGTTATTAGAGGGTTAAGTACTCAAAAATTGAAGTCTCTTGGTGCAATTAAGGCAGTAGTCAGGGAGGCAATAACAGGAGCTTTTTTAGGGGTTTTGATGATGTTAGTTGTGTTTCCTTTCGCGTGGTGGCAGGGAGAAGGCCCTTTAATAGCAGCTGCCGTGGGCATCAGCCTTATTTCGATAACGACATTAGCAGCTACTACTGGAGCTATTCTTCCTTTGTTATTTGACAAAATGAAATTGGACCCTGCTTTAATGTCATCTCCTTTCATAACAACAGTCACAGACATTGCGGGTGTGTTTATTTATTTAAGTACTGCAAAATGGTTATTAACTTCTAGAATTTTATAA
- a CDS encoding CrcB family protein, with amino-acid sequence MSIKNFIYVLLACYAATFLRLLIDNNLIISIVGSFLFGLIISKNLNSVTKKILLTGFFSCFTSFSGFIYFLYEILNQGNWIKFIIFLNLIITINLFTMLFGVWISSKFT; translated from the coding sequence ATGAGTATAAAAAATTTTATTTATGTACTTCTGGCTTGCTATGCAGCAACTTTCTTAAGATTACTAATAGATAATAACTTAATTATTTCAATAGTTGGATCATTTTTATTTGGATTAATAATCAGCAAAAATTTAAACAGCGTAACTAAAAAAATTTTATTAACTGGTTTTTTTTCGTGTTTTACTTCTTTTAGCGGATTTATATATTTCTTGTATGAGATTTTGAATCAAGGTAATTGGATAAAATTTATAATTTTTTTAAATTTAATAATCACTATAAATTTATTCACAATGCTTTTTGGGGTTTGGATCAGTAGTAAATTTACTTAA
- a CDS encoding fluoride efflux transporter FluC, translated as MDFSSIGIVLLGSTFGLILRIFIQDNFTIKIGFDIQNTSLVNFIASFLLGILVPLNFFSNYFLLFYAGFLGSFSTFSSFIYQLFILFKKRRYLSLIFHYTEVMIISFILFYFGYFISRIFK; from the coding sequence TTGGATTTCAGTTCAATTGGTATAGTTTTACTTGGTAGTACTTTTGGATTAATACTTAGAATATTTATTCAAGATAACTTTACGATAAAAATTGGTTTCGATATTCAAAATACTTCATTAGTTAATTTTATAGCATCATTTTTATTGGGAATTTTAGTACCTTTAAATTTCTTTAGTAACTATTTTTTGCTTTTTTATGCTGGTTTTTTAGGATCTTTTAGTACATTTTCTTCTTTTATATACCAATTATTTATTCTATTTAAGAAACGAAGATACTTAAGTTTAATTTTTCACTACACCGAAGTAATGATAATTTCATTTATTTTATTTTATTTTGGTTATTTTATTTCACGAATTTTTAAATGA
- the gyrB gene encoding DNA topoisomerase (ATP-hydrolyzing) subunit B, with product MSEDKRSNKISNDYGAEQIQVLEGLEPVRKRPGMYIGSTGPRGLHHLVYEVVDNSVDEALAGHCDHIEIVLRSDGSASISDNGRGIPTDIHPRTGKSALETVLTVLHAGGKFGSGGYKVSGGLHGVGISVVNALSEWVNVTVYRDGSEFNQRFEKGLSKGELQTKKQSEKPFKKGTTICFKPDKTIFSGGIEFEYALLSSRLRELAYLNGGVKIVFRDERNELSDGSFKEEIYLYEGGIKEYVEYMNAEKDSIHPEIIYVDSEKENVYVEAALQWCSDVYSDNILGFANNIRTIDGGTHIEGLKTVLTRTFNNLAKKRGKRKDVEKNLAGENIREGLTVVLSVKVPDPEFEGQTKTKLGNTEVRGIVDSLIGEALTKYMEFNPGVLDLILEKAIQSFNAAEAARRARELVRRKSVLESSTLPGKLADCSSRDPSESEIYIVEGDSAGGSAKQGRDRNFQAILPLRGKILNIEKTDDTKIYKNTEIQSLITALGLGIKGEEFDVSSLRYHRVVIMTDADVDGAHIRTLLLTFFYRYQRELVENGFIYIACPPLYKVERGKNHKYCYNENQLKDTILGFGDNANYNIQRFKGLGEMMPKQLWDTTMNPQTRMMKRVEIEDAIEADRIFNILMGDKVGPRREFIETHSSNLDMATLDI from the coding sequence ATGAGTGAGGACAAAAGATCTAATAAAATCTCAAATGACTATGGTGCAGAACAGATTCAGGTTTTAGAAGGCCTTGAGCCTGTCCGTAAACGTCCTGGGATGTATATAGGTTCAACAGGTCCTAGAGGTTTGCATCATTTAGTATATGAGGTCGTTGATAACTCAGTTGATGAAGCACTTGCTGGACATTGTGATCATATTGAAATAGTTCTTAGATCAGATGGATCAGCTTCAATCTCTGATAATGGACGGGGTATACCAACAGATATTCATCCAAGGACTGGAAAAAGTGCCTTAGAAACTGTACTAACTGTTCTTCATGCAGGAGGTAAATTCGGAAGTGGAGGTTATAAAGTATCAGGAGGCTTGCATGGAGTAGGAATATCTGTCGTTAATGCTCTAAGCGAATGGGTTAATGTGACCGTTTATAGGGATGGTAGTGAATTTAATCAAAGATTTGAAAAAGGTTTATCAAAGGGTGAATTGCAAACTAAGAAACAGTCTGAAAAACCTTTTAAAAAAGGAACTACTATTTGCTTTAAACCTGATAAAACAATTTTTTCTGGAGGAATAGAATTTGAATATGCTTTGCTTTCTTCTAGGTTGAGAGAACTAGCTTATCTTAATGGCGGTGTAAAAATTGTTTTTAGAGATGAGAGAAATGAATTATCAGATGGCTCTTTTAAAGAAGAAATTTACTTATATGAAGGAGGTATTAAAGAATATGTTGAGTACATGAATGCAGAAAAAGACTCTATTCATCCTGAGATCATTTATGTTGACTCAGAGAAAGAAAACGTTTATGTAGAAGCAGCTTTGCAATGGTGTTCAGATGTATATTCAGATAATATTCTAGGTTTTGCAAATAATATCAGAACTATTGATGGAGGCACTCATATTGAAGGACTAAAAACAGTTTTGACAAGAACTTTCAATAATCTTGCAAAAAAAAGGGGGAAAAGAAAAGATGTTGAAAAAAATTTAGCTGGCGAAAATATTAGAGAGGGCTTGACTGTAGTTTTATCGGTTAAAGTTCCAGATCCTGAATTTGAAGGACAAACAAAAACAAAATTAGGAAACACTGAAGTAAGAGGAATTGTTGATTCTCTTATTGGCGAGGCTCTTACAAAATATATGGAATTTAATCCTGGAGTTTTGGATTTGATTCTTGAAAAAGCAATCCAATCATTTAATGCAGCAGAAGCTGCAAGAAGGGCAAGAGAATTAGTCAGAAGAAAAAGTGTTCTTGAAAGTTCTACTTTGCCAGGCAAACTAGCTGATTGTAGTTCTAGAGATCCTTCAGAATCAGAAATTTATATCGTTGAGGGAGACTCTGCTGGAGGTTCTGCAAAACAAGGAAGAGATAGAAATTTTCAAGCTATTTTGCCTTTGAGAGGTAAAATTCTTAATATTGAAAAAACTGATGATACTAAAATTTATAAAAACACTGAAATTCAGTCATTAATAACAGCTCTTGGATTAGGAATTAAAGGTGAAGAGTTTGATGTGAGCTCACTGAGATATCACAGAGTTGTAATTATGACGGATGCTGATGTTGATGGAGCTCATATTAGAACTTTATTATTGACATTTTTTTATAGGTATCAGAGGGAACTTGTCGAGAATGGTTTTATATATATAGCTTGCCCTCCTCTATATAAAGTTGAAAGAGGAAAAAATCATAAATATTGTTATAACGAGAATCAATTAAAGGATACAATTCTAGGATTTGGGGATAATGCTAACTACAATATTCAAAGATTTAAAGGATTAGGTGAGATGATGCCAAAACAATTGTGGGATACCACAATGAATCCCCAGACTAGGATGATGAAGAGGGTTGAAATCGAAGATGCAATTGAAGCTGACAGAATATTCAATATACTAATGGGAGACAAAGTAGGACCAAGAAGAGAGTTTATTGAAACTCATAGTAGTAATTTAGATATGGCAACTTTAGATATATGA